Proteins from a genomic interval of Zingiber officinale cultivar Zhangliang chromosome 1B, Zo_v1.1, whole genome shotgun sequence:
- the LOC121983004 gene encoding aldehyde dehydrogenase family 7 member A1-like — translation MKFQTLNEAIEINNLVPQGLSSSIFTRKPEIIFKRIGPHGSDCGIINVNIPTNGVEVGGAFGGEKATGGGREAGSDSWKQYMRRSTW, via the exons ATGAAatttcag ACTTTAAATGAGGCAATTGAAATAAACAACTTGGTGCCACAAGGTCTGAGCAGTTCTATCTTCACACGCAAGCCTGAGATTATCTTCAAGAGGATTGG ACCTCATGGCAGCGACTGTGGTATTATCAACGTGAACATACCTACTAATGGTGTCGAAGTTGGTGGAGCTTTCGGTGGTGAAAAGGCCACTGGAGGTGGTCGAGAAGCAGGGAGTGACTCATGGAAGCAATATATGCGGCGTTCAACCTGGTAA